From Impatiens glandulifera chromosome 7, dImpGla2.1, whole genome shotgun sequence:
aaacttgaataacaaaaaatatattaataaaaggttcaacattttatatatagattaacaattatatatatatatatatatataaatatatatatatatatatatatatatatatatatatatatatatatatatatatatattaaaagaataatttcataattttaatctatttagttattaattaatcatacaacataaatcacaaataattaaatgaaatatgcATATTTTATGATTTACTCTTGACAGTATTATTTAAGTTAACTACTGATCATTTGTCTTTTTTTCTTGAtacaataattcaattattaatttctcGTTTTCTCTTGATAGAACAATTCAATTATTTGTCGTTTATTTCCTAAAAAATAagtgtatttttattaaatattcatgGAATGAGATgtatcaaatatcaaattacatatgtttaaataaaacactataaacaaataaaacaatagaaataaaaaattagatcaTATGCAGaattaaatagaaatagaattacaatgaaattaatgtcaaaattatttattgatcttttcatttcaatttgtttatcaataaaaatgtcAATTCTTCTTTATTTTGCTGAGGGACACCTTAACTAACTGATTTAACATTAGgtttgaattgtttttatttagacAAACAtctttatagtttataattaattttattatatatttttgttaagaaTGAACATAACtggttttattatatttttattaggaaAACCTATTTAGATCGGTTTGCGATAGCAAATAGAATCTTGGCGTTCATTTAAAAAAACGTATAATTAGtctattgaaaaataaatgtttcaaTTTATTGTATTGAATTTAGGATTTGATATTAGACCAGAAAAGTATATATGGTTACAATCTTATTCAATATGAATATCTTTATAATTTGTGGgctaatatatattgatatgaattataatttaatttaccTTAGAATACAAATTTGACCAAGTTGTGACCTAACCTTGGCCatctatatattattgatattaatatattttagttatcaTCATAAAAGCGCTCTTTACATTATTTTAACCATTATTATAAGCATTGTTTTCACTTTTCATATTGATTATtgacaattaaataataataagttattatgGAATACTTTCATAAAAAGACCATTAGTCCATTATTATAAGAGTTTAAGAAGCCCATTGCTTCtcttccttttatttttattcagcCCATTAAAAAACAAGTCCAGTCCACTCTTTAGAGTATTCAGATCCTGTACCTAAAATGGttgtaaaatttaaagaatatttattaaataaaattaactatataatcaatttaagaaataataaataaataacattaaaaaatctcataattataaaatcaattagattagttcatatattcaaataaattatttttgagtttataactttatttctatcaaatcataatatcaaaataattaaaaacgtGTAAAGTTTTAAGATCATAAAATTAGTATTGAAAAAatgtaactaatttaaaattttatttaaatcaaatttattaattatcctTTTGCAAGATCATAAAATTGTTGattaactcaaaaataaaaaattgcatgCTAAAGTTAATTATGTGTGACTTGAAAAATGTAGACAAATTTTTTAAACCTtagtattttcatttatattttgagatgaagctattttttttttggtagaatataatataatatatcggtaagatattatcacaatataataaattgtgataatatcaatattatattatattatattattatattaattttcttataagtttaattatataaaatattatcataaacaatatgataaattttgataatatcttacagatatattatattttacagAATATATAGACACTCTCTCAAATAGAATGATTCTTGTATTaccatatttaatattaaaatttataagtcACCTTAATATGGATTTATAAATGGAGTACTAATTATGATGTTCTAAAAAGCCCATGAACAAGTACACGAGGAAAATATGAACTATTCAGACATGtacttggtttttaaaatatagatatatatccAAATGTATGaacataatattttgattagttCAAAAATTAGTTTACGTGTGTCACATATCAAAAGATTTTTCAAAGAATTATAtgttgaaatattaaaaaatatattttttaaggaaTATTACAACATATTGAGGAAAAACATATATACTACATGGAAGATTCTTAAGAcaatgaaaaatatttcaagGAGCATTCTTCACGAATGCTTCAACAGATAACTAATTAATACACAAAGTCCATAATTATtgtacatattttaattaagggATTATCCAATGCAGAATAATAGATAAAGCCAaaatgtttgattgtttgaccATCTTTTTAAGTTATTAAGAGTAATGTTCAAATTTAGAATTCTTGAAATCGAATtcaaaatttttcatttttagatAAGATCTTTATGgcttaagttaattaattgacTTGTTCATTACGTGTAACTTACACCAAGTTTTAGAGAGTTTATCAATAAAATCgtgaacaattttaaaaaaaaaaaataatatgggTCGGATTTAGGTCAACGTGACACCTacatttcaaaatgaaaaatcatagACAACTCCATAAATGATAGCTCTGtgaattaaacatttttttttttcaaaaaatcaaaagaatGCTTCTCATCAATTATCAAACtcagtttatatatattaatatatactacATAGTAATCTATGCAcatcaaatcattttttttaatggagATGACGatgaatataagaaaaaaacaaattattatttctttgttattgattgaaacagacatttcgaATAGAGgatattgaattaattttgattaattcttTAAGTGATTGAATCAGCGAATTgaatacaattaaattaataaatactcTACAATAAGATACTGACAAATTCTTCtacaaaatataacatttttaattgaacaAATGTAAGGAATCTGAAACTTAGTAAAgaaaaatcaagaaattgtAATAGgctaaacattatatattttctattacaAGTGATATAGATGGAGATAAAAGTGATTAATTAGTTACATAAATGTCAACTAAGACGAAgccatttattttttaaaatatgcaaAGAAGAAGACTTGGTTgtgaaaattcaattttaataaaataaaaccataTAGAAAATTGaacatttcaaataatccccCCATGTCTATAAAAACCTTATAGATATTGGCTGTGTAAGAACATTAAGCAAGCAAATTAAAGCAACAGCCAACTCATGAAGACAGCTTTAAGCCTATTATGCTACCTTCTTATTAGCATTACTGTTGAAGCAACTAATCAAATCCCTCAACAGGTTAGTAGTACTAATTTGCGAATAATTCCTCGGGCATGTTATGTCAAAACGTTACGCTTATTCAAATCTCAAACACAATTGTCTTATAAAATCTGCGCAGAAATATATTGTGTACTTGGGCGACCTTCCTAAAAATGGCGCATCGTTATTGTCGTTGCATACGAATTTGCTCCAAACAGCCCTTGGCAGGTTAATTATCttatttagattattaataatatatatatatatatatatatatatataattggtttGGTTGGTTGACTTCacacaattattatatttatgttactTGTAAATTGATGCAAAGTTTGtagataaattaatttcttttgccattttttcttctctcttatattaaatattaattaattatatggttccacattacaaatattttaaatatcatcaCTTAACCAAACCAATAGGGTTATTTTAATCTTTGAGAAACAACTTCTATTTCacaataattttaatctttaaaatttagatgaatttgatcttccttttgAATATATGATTGCATGTATTAACAAAATGGGCataatataaatagtttatttttcttaaatacagATTATACATTCATctgattataataattttttttttttggttaggGACAATGTGATGGATTTGATCATTCACAGTTATAAACGAAGTTTTAATGGATTTGTTGCGAAATTGACAAAAGAAGAAATGACAAGACTCTCCGGTTTtcatcttaaatatatatattttttcttttttttctccattatcctaattaattaatatcacaaaaaaaaacttatttatagaAATGGACGATGTTGTGTCTGTCTTTCCTAATGAAAAGAAAGAACTGCACACAACGAGATCATGGGATTTTATGGGATTTTCTCAACAAGTTAACCGGGCATTACCCGTCGAAAGTGACATAATTATTGGAGTGCTGGACTCGGGTATATGGCCCGAGTCCGATAGTTTCAAGGATGATGGTTTTGgtgttgggcctttgggtccagcccaattaggcatcTAATAAAATAAGCAAAACCCTAAGAATGCTGCTTATTCCATcatttctagagagagaagctattctgcaaagaagagaagaaacagagaagaagaaacagaggaagaagaagagaaggaggcagtggatctcttacattttcaccttcaggttgagagggttttccacgtaaatctggtgttgttttgttctgtgtttgatcttctgtttttagacttggataatctgtgcatttacccatctcacattgctagattacagtataaaagtaatcttcatttcaaaattcccaacaagtggtatcagagctgttaggtttattttgaagagtgcttttgtaggttgagatggaaggcaatagcacaatgatcaggttgacaaacaataactggcagatttggaaatccaaaatgGAGGACATCCTTTATTGTAAGGATCTGTATGAGccagttgaaggagatagtgcaaAGCCAAAAGAGATGGTTGAAGCTGATTGGATAAAACTGAACCGGAAAGCAGTCGGCACAATCAGACAATGGCTTGATGATAGTGTTTatcaccatgtagcaagtgagaaaAGTGCTCATGAGCTATGGAAGAAGCtagagtcattgtatgagcagaaaacCGCAGGCAACAAAGCGTTTCTGATCCGAAAGTtggtaaatctgaaattcagagaaggcacaggtgttgctgagcatttaaaCGAGTTCCAGAGtttgattaatcaattatcagtgatggagatgaccttagaagatgagttacaagccttattgctattgggatcattgcctgacagttgggagacattggttgtgactgttagtaatgcagctccgaatggtgtgcttactatgagtatagttactagcagcttgttcaatgaggagacaagaaggaagtcaactaatacaaatagtgcacaggccctagtcacagagaacaggggaagagctgaacaccgacaacaatcaagaggtCATAGCAAGTCaagaggcagatcaaaatctaagggaagagaatgttatcactgtggtaaagaaggtcacatgaagaaaaattgtagagcctggaaaagactacagaatgaaggcaaaaatcagaagaaagatgatgaaaacagaaataccacagccacagtaactgcagaggatgtagttattctttcttgtgaaaatgaacaatatctacatgtagaagatcaccaaggagttgagtggatagttgatacaggtgcttgctatcatgctacaccgaataaagagttcttcaccacgtacaaggctggagatcttggtacagtgaagatgggtaatactagtcactcaagcattgtgggtattggtgacatttatttgcagacagaacaggggcatcggttaacactgaaagatgtgcggcatattcctgatttacgtctaaatttgatatcaggtgatgcattggacaaagatggattcaagcattatcttggtggtggtgaatggaaactcagcaaaggatcaatgattgtagcaaaagggaagtcgtggcattcattgtacagaacacatgtgaaggtactcaaagatgatctgaatgcagtacaagctgaaagctctctaaatctgtggcatcaacgccttggccacatgagtgagaaagggctgcgaattctggtgaggaagctgcacatcccctcaaccaaagatgaggttctggatctatgcgactactgcccatttggtaagcaacatcgagtctcttttagtcagacatcagaaagaaaacataatgtgttagacttgatttattctgatgtgtgtggtccttttgaagtggagtcattgggtggcaatcgatattttttaacatttattgatgatgcgtctagaaaggtgtgggtttattttatgagaacaaaagaccaggtattcaattactttcaagagttccatgtcatggtagaaagagagacagacagtaagctgaaatgtcttcgctctgataacgggggagagtatacctccaaggaatttaaaacatattgtaccaaatatggtattcgacatgagaagacagtgcctggaactccgcagcacaatggtgtggctgagagaatgaatcgcaccattgtagaaaaggtgagatgcatgctgaagatggCAAAGTTGCCAAAGCAGTTTTGGGGAGAAGCAGTTCGCACAGCctgctatctcataaacaggtcgCCATCTGTTCCTTTGAAATTCGAGATACCAGAAAcagtatggtctaagaagaatgtttcatactcacatctaagggtgtttggatgcaaagcatatgtgcatattccaaaggaacaaagatccaagttggatgataaagcaactccatgtattttccttggatatggaaatgaagaatttgggtaCAGGTTATGGGActcagaaaagaagagaattgtcaggtgcagagatgttgtgttctttgaaGGTCAGACAGGGATAAGTCCAGAAATCATTGAGAAGTCAGAGAGGGTTGATGAgtccatagaactcataccaattccttcacatgtacagtcaacagtaacggatgaagatgaacaaaatgaagaagccactgaggaaacctctgacatgaatggtagtaatgatgatgagactgTTTATGGTGTTCCTGAGCAGGGGGAGCAACATCGTCAAGAGGAGCCAGAAGAGCCCCCATTAAGAAGGTCTGAGAGAGAGCACCAACCTTCTAAAAGAtacccttcttcagagtatatcctgttgacagaagaaggagagccagaaagttttcaggaggcacaagctcataaagacaaagttaagtggcatgatgcaatgaaagacgagatgaagtcattgcaagaaaatgacacatatgaGCTTGTGGAGCTTCCTAAGGGCAGAAAGGCCTTGAGaaataaatgggtgttcaagctaaagagagatgaaaatggagaacttatgaagtacaaagcccgactggtcgtaaagggttttggacagaaacagggcatcgactttggggaaattttctcaccagtggtaaagatgacttccattcgtgcagtgttaggtctagtatcTGGCCTAGATCTTgaacttgaacaacttgatgtaaaaactgcattcctTCATGGTAACCTtgaagaagagatctatatggtgcaaccagagggatttgaagtgaaagaaaaagaaaacatggtttgcaaattgaagaagagtctatatggtttgaaacaagccccgagacagtggtacaagaaatttgactcctttatgatgagtcatgggtaccagaaaaccaaggcagatccatgtgttttcttcaaaagatttcctaatggaaaatttataatccttttactttatgttgatgatatgttgattgcagGACAGGATGCTCTGTTTATAGCTATGTTGAAGAaagagatgtccaagacatttgaaatgaaagacatgGGTCAAGCACGCCAGATATTGGGCATGaagattactcgtgacagaaaggctaagagactttggttgtcacaagagaagtacattgaaagggtgcttgaaagattcaacatgcaaggagcaaagaaagtaagttgtccacttcctagccatttgaaattgagcaagaagttgtgtccatcaacagaaaaagaaaaggatgaaatgtcaagtgtgccatactcctcagctgtagggagtttgatgtatgcaatggtttgcactaggccagatatagcttatgcagtcggtgtggtaagcAGATTCCTttctaatccaggaaaacaacattgggaagcagtgaaatggattcttagatatctaagaggcacttccaatttgtgtttgagttttggaaatggtgaacaTGTGCTAGAAGGTTACActgattctgatatggctggagatctggatcacagaaaatccacttcaggttatgtgtttacttttgcagggggagccgtgtcatggcaatccaaactgcagaaatgtgtggctttgtcaaccacagaagcagaatacattgcAGCCACTGAAGCTGGTAAAGAGCTATTGTGGTTGATTAGATTTCTCTtggagcttggtatgcaacaagaagatgcagttgttttctgtgatagccagagtgccatagatttgagcaagaatgctacatatcattccagaactaagcatattgatgtgaggtttcattggttaagagatgtaatagaaaaccagcagatgaagttgaagaaaatccacacggataagaacccgtcagacatgtttacgaagattgttccaaaagacaagctcgagctctgttgtcggcttgtcggcatgaataccaagtgatgacttgaagatcggtgtacctctctccgtgggctggagggggagattgttgggcctttgggtccagcccaattaggcatcTAATAAAATAAGCAAAACCCTAAGAATGCTGCTTATTCCATcatttctagagagagaagctattctgcaaagaagagaagaaacagagaagaagaaacagaggaagaagaagagaaggaggcagtggatctcttacattttcaccttcaggttgagagggttttccacgtaaatctggtgttgttttgttctgtgtttgatcttctgtttttagacttggataatctgtgcatttacccatctcacattgctagattacagtataaaagtaatcttcatttcaaaattcccaacatttGGTCCTCCACCCGCAAAATGGAAGGGAACTTGTCAATCATCGGCCAATTTCACTTGCAACAAGTGAGTTATTAGAGATCTATAATATACACACTTTTAGTACAATAATTATTGTGTCACACTAATTGTTATAATGTAGGAAAATCATTGGAGCAAAGTATTATAGAAAAAACGGCTGGTTTAACGAATTCGATGTTCAATCTCCAAGAGACTCCAGAGGTCATGGAACACATACAGCATCGACCGCAGCTGGAAACATAGTGAGCAATGCTAGTCTATTTGGGGCAGGTCGAGGAATTGCTCGAGGAGGGGTTCCATCGGCCCGAATAGCGGTTTATAAAATATGCTGGGACGATGGATGTTACGATGTGGATATTCTAGCCGCATTTGACGATGCCATCGCGGATGGAGTAGATATTATCTCGCTTTCGGTTGGAGGGAGATTTCCCCGTGATTATTTTGAAGATTCCATTGCTATCGGAGCCTTTCATGCCATGAGAAAGGGTATTTTGACGTCGAATTCAGCTGGAAATAACGGCCCTTCTCTTTTATCGGTCTCGAATTATTCACCTTGGTCCTTATCTGTTGCTGCTAGCACCATAGATAGAAAATTCTCAACTAAGGTGCAATTAGGAAACAATCAAGTTTATGAGGTAACACTTTTAAAACTAATTCATTTGTACTTTTTTTTCGAATATCTATTTTGTTCGCACGTGGAACTAATTAAACGTATGGAATATAGGGTGTTTCTATAAACACGTTTAACAATCTTACGGATTTCTATCCACTTGTTTATGCCGGAAATGTGAAAAACAGAACATTAAACATAAGCTATTTGGACCCAAGGTACTTGAATATTTGCTTAACCATGCAtgtatatatgttatatatggTCTTAGTTTTATGATTTGTGTGCTACAAATGAAGGTATTGTACCCCGGGTACATTAGATGCGGAGTTGTTAAAAGGAAAAATCGTATTTTGTGAACTCCTAAGTAATGGGAAAGCACCGTTTTTGGCTGGCGCGGTTGGAACATTGATGAGGGATAGTCGATACACCGATATGGCCTCAACATTTCCCCTGCCGGCTGCTCATTTTGGCTTGACCGATGGAACCACTATTTTCGAATATGTTAACACGACAAGGTAAAGATATATTTGATAAGATTACCACAATTTTAATTCTTGGTGGCCTCTAATTGTTAATTTTGAATCTcttatttacaaatttttagCAACCCAATTGCAAGAATATTCAAAAGCAATGAAGGAAATGATACATTTGCACCTTATGTGGCATCATTCTCATCCAGAGGTCCCAATCCCATTACAAATCACCTTCTCTCGGTAAGgctataacaaatatataattctaggctataacttttatttagtattttttaatcaaatgatcattatacaacttatatgtttataattttaaatttgattttgatgattaaaaaaatctgatcgTATTGAAACCTAGCCGGACATATCGGCTCCGGGGGTAGACATTTTAGCAGCTTGGTCACAAACATGGCTTACAACCGTAGAGGAGGACACTAGACGATCACCTTACCACATCATATCGGGTACATCAATGGCTTGTCCACACGCTACTGCTACAGCTGCTTATGTGAAATCTTTTCATCCTTCGTGGACACCTGGTGCGCTCAAGTCGGCTCTTATGACCacaggtaattaattaaatgcaaTTCCTCGAAACATATATAACGATTACTCGAGACAATGTTGTTAATTTTTGTGCGTGTTCTTTGATCATTTCTAGCCTTTCCCATGAGTGTTGATTCCAACCCCGAAGGAGAACTTGCATATGGGGCAGGCCACATTAATCCTCTTAAAGCTGTCAATCCCGGTCTAGTTTATGATATTGGTGAATTAGATTATATAGAGTTCTTGTGTGGGCAAGGCTACGCTGACAAGTTGTTGCGACTGATCACTAGCGATAATAGTAGCTCATGCTCAAATGTCACTAAAGATGCCGTGTGGGATCTAAACCTACCTTCTTTTGGAATTGGTGGTGTGCCATTTAAACCTTTTAACCAAAGTTTCACAAGGACCGTCACGAATGTGGGGAACCCTTCATCCACGTACAAATCCAAGATCACGGCTCCACAAGGGCTTAAAATACAAGTTGAGCCGAGTGAATTATCGTTTAGTTCTCAAGGCCAGAAGTTATCATTTGTATTGAAGGTGGAAGGAGTGATGGCTAGATCAAGATTGTCGGCTTCTTTGGTGTGGGATAATGGTGTGAATCAAGCGAGGAGTCCTATCGTTGTTTATCCGACTAGCTAGTTCGTGACATTTGGATGGACATTTTCTAGTATTTCTAATGAGTTGAATAATAATCATCATttgtatgattttgtttttattgtgAATGTATttgtattgaattgtaaattataaaatttaaatgaatctAGGTTGTGATATCCAACAAAAATACATGTGGCTTATCTTCTTTATATATAGCTAGCATACATATTAGCAAAactttattattgttttttttattgtgattCCTCATATACACCCTTTAACTTAGTACATTTTTTTAgtgataattaaattcaaaatttttatcttttatatgtaatattttttgtcatttgtaaaaatgaaatataaactattttaattgataaattgaaTGTTGtcatacataaaatatatatatatatatat
This genomic window contains:
- the LOC124910027 gene encoding cucumisin-like; this encodes MKTALSLLCYLLISITVEATNQIPQQKYIVYLGDLPKNGASLLSLHTNLLQTALGRDNVMDLIIHSYKRSFNGFVAKLTKEEMTRLSEMDDVVSVFPNEKKELHTTRSWDFMGFSQQVNRALPVESDIIIGVLDSGIWPESDSFKDDGFGPPPAKWKGTCQSSANFTCNKKIIGAKYYRKNGWFNEFDVQSPRDSRGHGTHTASTAAGNIVSNASLFGAGRGIARGGVPSARIAVYKICWDDGCYDVDILAAFDDAIADGVDIISLSVGGRFPRDYFEDSIAIGAFHAMRKGILTSNSAGNNGPSLLSVSNYSPWSLSVAASTIDRKFSTKVQLGNNQVYEGVSINTFNNLTDFYPLVYAGNVKNRTLNISYLDPRYCTPGTLDAELLKGKIVFCELLSNGKAPFLAGAVGTLMRDSRYTDMASTFPLPAAHFGLTDGTTIFEYVNTTSNPIARIFKSNEGNDTFAPYVASFSSRGPNPITNHLLSPDISAPGVDILAAWSQTWLTTVEEDTRRSPYHIISGTSMACPHATATAAYVKSFHPSWTPGALKSALMTTAFPMSVDSNPEGELAYGAGHINPLKAVNPGLVYDIGELDYIEFLCGQGYADKLLRLITSDNSSSCSNVTKDAVWDLNLPSFGIGGVPFKPFNQSFTRTVTNVGNPSSTYKSKITAPQGLKIQVEPSELSFSSQGQKLSFVLKVEGVMARSRLSASLVWDNGVNQARSPIVVYPTS